One genomic segment of Peptococcaceae bacterium includes these proteins:
- the folD gene encoding bifunctional methylenetetrahydrofolate dehydrogenase/methenyltetrahydrofolate cyclohydrolase FolD: MSCQIIDGKAVAQKIREEIKKKTGELKKRGITPGLAVVLVGDDPASHIYVGLKEKACREVGFYSEIIKLPAGAAEEEVLKLVEELNKRPEIHGILVQLPLPKQVREEIIIPSVDPGKDVDGSHPFNMGRLFMGRPRVIPCTPYGCMKLIESAGYDLSGKHAVVVGRSNIVGKPMAALLLSRNATVTICHSHTRNLGTITREADVLVAAAGKANFIRGEMIKPGALVLDVGINRFPGGKVVGDVDFSSASRVAGMLTPVPGGVGPMTVAMLLMNTLKAVENNCEDVC, translated from the coding sequence ATGTCCTGCCAGATCATCGACGGCAAGGCAGTAGCCCAAAAAATAAGGGAAGAAATAAAAAAGAAGACAGGGGAATTGAAGAAGCGCGGGATTACCCCTGGGCTGGCCGTAGTCCTGGTCGGCGACGATCCGGCTTCTCATATTTATGTGGGACTTAAAGAAAAAGCCTGCCGGGAGGTTGGTTTCTACTCGGAGATCATCAAGCTTCCTGCCGGCGCGGCGGAGGAAGAAGTCCTGAAATTGGTGGAAGAATTGAATAAAAGGCCGGAAATCCACGGCATACTGGTACAGCTCCCGCTGCCGAAGCAGGTTAGAGAAGAAATAATCATTCCGTCTGTTGACCCCGGAAAGGATGTGGACGGCTCTCACCCCTTCAACATGGGGCGTCTCTTTATGGGACGCCCACGGGTTATACCATGTACTCCCTATGGCTGTATGAAACTTATCGAATCGGCCGGCTACGACCTTTCCGGCAAGCATGCTGTAGTTGTTGGCAGGAGCAATATCGTGGGGAAACCTATGGCGGCCTTGCTCCTTTCCAGGAATGCGACAGTCACCATCTGCCATTCGCACACAAGGAATTTGGGAACAATAACCAGAGAAGCCGACGTACTGGTCGCAGCAGCCGGGAAGGCAAACTTTATCCGCGGTGAAATGATAAAACCGGGTGCGCTCGTGCTGGATGTAGGTATAAATAGGTTCCCCGGCGGTAAGGTGGTCGGGGATGTAGACTTTTCTTCGGCCAGCCGTGTAGCGGGAATGCTGACGCCTGTTCCCGGGGGCGTGGGGCCCATGACTGTGGCGATGCTTCTTATGAATACGTTAAAGGCTGTGGAAAACAATTGTGAAGATGTGTGCTGA
- the xseA gene encoding exodeoxyribonuclease VII large subunit: MCADRILKVSDLAALLQKMLDDRPELSNLWVRGEISNFKKHAAGHLYFSIKDEKAAVRAVMFKSRAWSLNFLPRDGMDCLVRGYVSLYPREVMVQFYVEEIIPAGIGLQHLALEEIKKKLQEKGYFAPERKRPLPFLPRGLGVVTSPTGAAIRDIHHVVQRRYPGMPVILYPALVQGDKAAQEVAEGLRMLGAREDIDVIIVARGGGSMEDLGVFNTETVAEAVFKSPKPVISAVGHEIDYTITDLVADVRAATPTAAGELAVPVKDELFKALDKSREKLYHVLQNRLERERMRLGYLAGSGALNSPARWLRNYQEELAKQEVLLFDLLDGYLRNKRHELQVASGKLQSLSPLDTLARGFSICKDKNGRVVFRASQVELNETVGIQLFSGRLECVVTKKEDSGE; this comes from the coding sequence ATGTGTGCTGACAGAATACTAAAAGTTAGCGACCTGGCAGCTTTGCTTCAGAAGATGCTGGATGACCGGCCGGAGCTTTCCAACCTCTGGGTCAGGGGCGAAATTTCAAATTTTAAGAAGCACGCGGCGGGGCATCTCTATTTTTCAATAAAGGATGAAAAGGCCGCCGTACGGGCTGTAATGTTCAAAAGCCGGGCCTGGTCTTTGAATTTCCTTCCCAGGGACGGCATGGACTGCCTGGTCAGGGGCTACGTGTCTTTGTATCCCAGGGAAGTCATGGTACAATTTTATGTTGAGGAAATTATCCCGGCAGGGATTGGCCTGCAGCACCTTGCTCTCGAGGAAATAAAGAAAAAGCTGCAGGAAAAGGGCTATTTTGCTCCTGAACGCAAAAGGCCGCTGCCTTTTTTACCCAGGGGACTGGGCGTGGTCACATCTCCCACCGGGGCGGCCATCAGGGATATACATCATGTGGTGCAGCGCCGTTATCCGGGAATGCCGGTAATCCTTTACCCAGCCCTGGTACAAGGAGATAAGGCGGCGCAGGAAGTGGCCGAAGGGCTCAGGATGCTGGGAGCCAGGGAAGACATCGATGTGATAATTGTGGCCAGAGGCGGCGGGTCGATGGAAGACCTGGGCGTTTTTAATACGGAAACGGTGGCGGAGGCGGTCTTCAAATCTCCCAAACCTGTCATTTCGGCGGTCGGCCACGAAATAGACTACACCATCACCGACCTGGTGGCGGATGTTCGGGCGGCTACTCCCACTGCTGCCGGAGAACTCGCGGTTCCAGTAAAGGATGAGCTTTTTAAGGCGCTTGATAAATCCAGGGAAAAGTTATACCATGTTTTACAAAACCGCCTGGAGCGCGAAAGAATGAGGCTGGGCTACCTGGCCGGGTCAGGTGCGTTAAACAGCCCGGCCCGCTGGCTGCGTAACTACCAGGAAGAACTGGCCAAACAGGAAGTCTTGCTGTTTGACCTGCTGGACGGCTATTTGCGGAATAAACGACATGAGCTGCAGGTGGCGAGCGGGAAGCTCCAGTCACTGAGCCCGTTGGACACACTGGCCCGGGGTTTCAGCATCTGCAAGGATAAAAACGGCCGGGTTGTCTTTAGAGCAAGCCAGGTGGAATTGAATGAAACTGTCGGCATCCAGCTTTTTTCCGGCAGGCTGGAATGTGTGGTAACCAAAAAGGAGGACAGCGGCGAATGA
- the xseB gene encoding exodeoxyribonuclease VII small subunit encodes MSEERSFEENIKKLEEIVRRLERGDISLEEGLSAFEEGVSLVKVCQKQLDRASERIKVLTQEGMLKGLAQDPGEG; translated from the coding sequence ATGAGCGAGGAGCGTTCGTTTGAGGAAAACATCAAAAAGCTTGAAGAAATCGTCCGCCGCCTGGAGCGGGGAGACATCAGCCTGGAAGAAGGACTCAGCGCTTTTGAAGAAGGGGTATCCCTGGTTAAGGTTTGTCAAAAGCAGCTGGACCGGGCCTCGGAAAGGATAAAAGTACTGACCCAGGAAGGAATGTTGAAAGGCCTAGCGCAGGATCCCGGGGAGGGGTAA